Proteins from one Lachnospiraceae bacterium KGMB03038 genomic window:
- a CDS encoding carbon-nitrogen hydrolase family protein, producing MGLVQLSVIEGDIKRNCAHLRKLTEAYAKDDIDLLCFPELCISGYEFDSASRSKEEEKFFEALAKEYGIAIMAGINIYREGKFYDAACLWDETGKLLGEFKKIHLWDKECDFFNKGTELAVIPFKGWNIGLLICQDMRFFEVSTPLVNMGADVILYPSAWIKGWKELFLLCARMRAAENQVYVVALNRASGDVDYCGATSVVDPYGNIVQGAMGDGETYIRAVIRKDKIRETREKLEWESLKLPDIYEKYEQYRFRNAK from the coding sequence ATTGGGCTTGTTCAGCTTTCTGTAATAGAAGGAGATATAAAAAGGAATTGCGCACATTTAAGAAAATTAACGGAAGCATATGCAAAAGATGACATTGATCTTTTGTGCTTTCCGGAATTATGTATCAGTGGATATGAATTTGACAGTGCTAGTAGGTCAAAAGAAGAAGAAAAGTTTTTTGAGGCGTTAGCAAAGGAATACGGTATTGCGATAATGGCGGGAATTAATATTTATCGAGAGGGAAAATTCTATGATGCTGCATGCCTTTGGGATGAGACGGGAAAACTTTTAGGTGAATTTAAAAAAATCCATTTGTGGGATAAAGAGTGTGATTTTTTTAATAAAGGGACCGAGCTTGCAGTAATTCCGTTTAAAGGATGGAATATTGGATTGCTGATTTGTCAAGATATGCGATTTTTTGAAGTATCGACGCCTTTGGTTAATATGGGCGCAGATGTAATTCTGTATCCAAGTGCGTGGATCAAAGGATGGAAAGAACTTTTTCTATTATGTGCCAGAATGCGTGCTGCCGAAAATCAGGTTTATGTAGTGGCCTTAAACCGCGCTTCTGGAGATGTTGATTATTGTGGTGCGACTTCTGTTGTAGACCCATATGGGAATATTGTCCAGGGAGCTATGGGAGATGGAGAAACATACATAAGAGCTGTGATACGGAAAGATAAGATTCGGGAGACAAGAGAAAAATTAGAATGGGAAAGTTTAAAGCTTCCTGATATTTATGAAAAGTACGAGCAATACAGATTTAGAAATGCAAAATAA
- a CDS encoding hydantoin racemase: MKRRRLLYLKSVAYDSMNQEILDYLRPFLDEKTDLEVKSIIKGTSHMEYHFYQAVNQREILKEILQAEKDGFDACIISCFDDPSLYEAREISKDIIVTAPGEASAYLAAVLGDKFSVIVGRKKWIPQMEENIHKYGLGRKLASFRSLDLGVLEFHENEAETRSRMEEEICRAVEEDRAEVIILGCTMQFGFYQEMQEKFHIPVIDSMVAAVKQAEYLVEMKEKTGWTFSRIGLYERPPEEEMKAWNLEQVCDLEGLLYREGERS; the protein is encoded by the coding sequence ATGAAAAGACGAAGACTGCTGTATTTGAAATCAGTGGCTTATGACTCTATGAATCAGGAGATTTTAGATTATCTACGGCCATTTCTTGATGAGAAGACCGACCTTGAGGTAAAGAGTATTATCAAAGGAACTAGCCATATGGAATACCATTTTTATCAGGCCGTTAATCAAAGAGAGATATTGAAGGAAATTCTTCAGGCAGAAAAGGATGGGTTTGATGCCTGTATCATTAGCTGCTTTGATGACCCTAGTCTTTATGAAGCCAGGGAAATCTCAAAAGATATCATTGTGACAGCACCGGGAGAAGCAAGCGCGTATCTGGCGGCTGTTTTAGGGGATAAATTTTCTGTGATTGTAGGAAGGAAGAAATGGATTCCTCAGATGGAAGAAAATATACATAAATATGGCCTGGGGCGGAAGCTTGCTTCTTTTCGAAGTCTTGATCTTGGAGTGCTGGAGTTTCATGAAAATGAAGCTGAAACTCGAAGTCGGATGGAGGAGGAGATCTGTAGAGCGGTAGAGGAAGACCGAGCAGAGGTGATTATTCTTGGTTGTACTATGCAGTTTGGATTTTACCAAGAGATGCAAGAAAAGTTTCATATTCCAGTTATAGATTCGATGGTAGCGGCGGTGAAGCAAGCGGAGTATCTTGTCGAGATGAAAGAAAAGACAGGATGGACATTCAGCCGAATCGGACTGTATGAACGACCTCCGGAAGAAGAAATGAAAGCCTGGAATTTGGAACAGGTGTGTGATCTGGAAGGGCTGCTTTATAGAGAAGGAGAAAGAAGTTAA